In Astatotilapia calliptera chromosome 20, fAstCal1.2, whole genome shotgun sequence, one genomic interval encodes:
- the rassf11 gene encoding uncharacterized protein rassf11 — translation MTPEERLLETLERYGEQSKEVQLSLFRRGASVLDEMGKAKVGRYQPCLPLRKKDVGSRMRRSSGSLSLHRQSLPMLSCLREEGEKKQEDLKRPKRKSLTLMEEAWDWLESLGKGKVYSTAHDKESSKSDKRNRISLDFSLTVEKDNSGSISRGKGKGQKALKSELDHQTSCCIGNQTRGKESKHSKKTNEAKSNLCGSTAARTEEEKNTLRETIICQLKSLQDLQAQITRIDRQIFDLEERQRARITEQEAQEMIVEEEMEQIRFWENELQSEEGYEKDLQYQFLEMRAKAVECKTKLEEYKCKMQRLDFFRGAAQEDSETASKLNSNCASEIHAVSAQDDNLEQSSADGSVNVNRKFLPREDTSHPALVHPNQIKERRPTGPTELREWWTRWSEAHRSQSQTQKVIHRSELTIYLSSTKV, via the coding sequence ATGACACCCGAGGAACGTCTTCTGGAGACCCTGGAGAGGTACGGTGAGCAGTCCAAGGAGGTCCAGCTCAGTCTATTCCGCAGAGGAGCATCTGTTTTGGATGAAATGGGCAAAGCAAAAGTAGGACGATATCAACCATGTCTGCCATTAAGGAAGAAAGATGTAGGTTCCAGAATGAGGAGGAGTAGTGGCTCCCTGAGCCTGCATCGCCAAAGCTTGCCAATGTTATCCTGCTTAAGGGAAGAAGGTGAGAAAAAGCAAGAAGACCTGAAAAGGCCAAAAAGAAAGTCTCTGACACTCATGGAGGAGGCCTGGGACTGGCTGGAAAGTCTGGGGAAAGGAAAGGTCTATAGCACTGCCCATGATAAGGAAAGCAGTAAGTCGGATAAAAGGAACCGTATCTCTTTGGATTTCTCACTCACTGTGGAAAAAGATAACTCTGGTAGCATTAGCAGAGGCAAAGGGAAAGGTCAAAAAGCTTTGAAGTCAGAACTGGACCATCAAACCTCCTGCTGCATAGGAAATCAGACAAGGGGTAAAGAAAGCAAACactctaaaaaaacaaatgaggcAAAATCCAACCTGTGTGGTTCAACTGCTGCCAGGACCGAGGAGGAGAAAAATACTCTCAGAGAAACCATAATATGTCAGCTCAAGTCCTTGCAGGACCTACAGGCCCAGATAACACGTATAGACAGGCAGATTTTTGACCTTGAGGAACGTCAAAGGGCCAGAATCACTGAACAGGAAGCACAAGAGATGATAGTGGAAGAAGAGATGGAGCAGATCAGGTTTTGGGAAAACGAGTTACAATCAGAGGAAGGTTACGAGAAGGATTTGCAGTATCAGTTCCTCGAGATGAGAGCGAAGGCCGTGGAGTGCAAGACTAAACTGGAGGAGTACAAGTGCAAAATGCAGCGGCTTGATTTTTTCAGAGGTGCCGCTCAAGAAGATTCTGAGACTGCTTCAAAACTAAACTCAAATTGTGCCAGTGAAATTCACGCCGTCTCGGCCCAGGATGACAATCTGGAGCAATCCAGTGCAGATGGGAGTGTAAATGTCAACAGGAAGTTCTTGCCCAGAGAAGACACCAGCCATCCAGCTCTAGTTCATCCAAACCAAATAAAGGAGCGACGGCCCACTGGACCCACTGAGCTAAGGGAGTGGTGGACACGCTGGTCAGAAGCCCATAGATCTCAATCGCAGACTCAGAAGGTGATTCACCGTTCTGAGCTCACTATATATTTGAGCAGCACCAAGGTTTAG